In Persicimonas caeni, a single window of DNA contains:
- a CDS encoding receptor L domain-containing protein: protein MFILLALAGCSEATAPGDITEAERGVGHTAPDQACEIIDTSVIIDTPADLQAFAGTECLAIHGSLVVRNTTDVQDLSELSGLRFVRDGVAIGENTGLQSLDGLQNLIFVGQTFVVEGNDALESINVPSLSYVTRNFHIFDNPSLTQLDASSLQSVGAEFILATSPLQEVTFASLAYVGDAFIIQHMEELTAARFPALKRLMGFALIEVNNQLEMFGAPNLASVESTLEFRLNDSLTTLMLGSLDFIGGPLQFIGNESLSTCTIQGLVDSVGIFDIGAQPFATRNGPQECELDFGETSECRIVEGDVFVDEQADLAEFAGAECLSIRGGLFVRESSDITDLSALSGLRFVSEWVSVAQNSSLTSLDALSNLRFIGFGLVVEENPVLASANLPELEVIGTVLHVFDQPTLTGLGLGNVEAIGDQTVLGGVDDLLTADLSSVEWLGAQINVENNDSLRELSLDSLVHSVGSVRVRYNQELQSLAAPQLVQIGQSLRIQRNLALESISMPELEFVARDVFIDYNPLIANCDVYALVGQIDFYDIGGVVRVFSLTPDACSNFMEGQAGPIGQLPDFDDFDSE from the coding sequence GTGTTTATTTTACTCGCCCTGGCGGGGTGTAGTGAGGCGACCGCGCCGGGTGATATCACCGAGGCCGAAAGAGGCGTGGGCCACACGGCCCCGGATCAGGCATGTGAGATCATCGACACCAGCGTAATCATCGACACACCGGCGGACTTGCAGGCGTTTGCCGGCACCGAGTGTCTAGCCATTCACGGCAGCCTGGTGGTGCGGAACACCACCGACGTGCAGGACTTGAGCGAACTGAGCGGGCTTCGCTTCGTGCGCGACGGGGTGGCCATCGGCGAGAACACCGGGCTGCAGAGCCTCGACGGGCTGCAGAACCTGATCTTTGTGGGCCAGACGTTCGTCGTCGAGGGCAACGACGCGCTCGAGTCGATCAACGTGCCCAGCTTGAGCTACGTCACCCGCAACTTCCACATCTTCGACAACCCGAGCCTCACGCAGCTCGACGCGTCGAGCCTGCAGTCGGTGGGCGCCGAGTTCATCCTGGCGACGAGCCCGCTGCAGGAGGTGACCTTCGCGTCGCTGGCCTACGTGGGAGACGCGTTCATCATCCAGCACATGGAAGAGCTGACCGCCGCGCGCTTTCCGGCGCTCAAGCGCCTGATGGGCTTTGCGCTCATCGAGGTCAACAACCAGCTCGAAATGTTCGGCGCGCCCAACCTCGCCTCGGTCGAGAGCACCCTCGAATTTCGCCTCAACGATTCGCTGACCACCCTGATGCTCGGCTCGCTCGACTTTATCGGCGGCCCGCTGCAGTTCATCGGCAACGAGAGCCTGTCGACGTGCACCATCCAGGGACTCGTCGACTCGGTGGGGATCTTCGATATCGGCGCCCAGCCCTTCGCCACGCGCAACGGCCCGCAGGAGTGTGAGCTCGACTTCGGTGAAACCTCCGAGTGTCGCATCGTCGAGGGGGACGTGTTTGTTGACGAGCAGGCCGACCTGGCCGAATTTGCCGGCGCGGAGTGCCTGTCGATTCGCGGCGGGCTATTTGTGCGCGAGAGCTCCGACATCACCGACCTGAGCGCGCTGAGCGGGCTTCGCTTCGTGAGCGAATGGGTCAGCGTGGCCCAAAACAGCAGCCTGACGAGCCTCGACGCGCTGTCGAACCTGCGCTTTATCGGCTTCGGCCTGGTCGTCGAGGAGAACCCTGTGCTTGCCAGCGCCAACCTGCCGGAACTCGAGGTCATCGGCACGGTGCTGCACGTCTTCGACCAGCCCACCTTGACCGGCCTCGGACTGGGCAACGTCGAGGCGATTGGCGACCAGACGGTCCTCGGCGGGGTCGATGATCTGCTGACGGCCGACCTGTCGTCGGTCGAGTGGCTCGGCGCGCAGATCAACGTCGAGAACAACGACAGCCTGCGCGAGCTGAGCCTCGACAGCCTCGTCCACTCGGTCGGCAGCGTGCGCGTGCGCTACAACCAGGAGTTGCAGTCCTTGGCTGCTCCGCAGCTCGTCCAAATCGGCCAGTCGCTGCGCATCCAGCGCAACCTCGCCCTGGAGAGCATCTCGATGCCCGAGCTCGAGTTCGTCGCCCGCGACGTCTTCATCGACTACAACCCGCTCATCGCCAACTGCGACGTCTACGCGCTGGTCGGCCAGATCGACTTCTACGATATCGGCGGCGTGGTGCGCGTGTTCAGCCTGACGCCGGACGCCTGCTCGAACTTCATGGAGGGCCAGGCCGGGCCCATCGGGCAGTTGCCCGATTTTGACGACTTCGACAGCGAATAA